The stretch of DNA TTCTGGTACAGGCTGTGACCCCAGAGCTGGAACATCTTGGGGTGATTGCGGACGGTGAACCATGCCGCCGCCACCAGCAAGGGAAAGCTGATGACGGCAAGCATGCGGAAGCCAACGAGGAAAACCGAGACCGATACGAACACGATGGCCATCCATGCCGACAACTCCAATCCGAGCTTGGTTCTGGAACGGTTCATCGCCTGGTTGATGGGTAACGCTTCGCCTCGTTTGGTCATGGTCTGGATTCCTTACTGGTTGACCGACTGGCCGGTCAGAGACGAAATCCAGCCCGCACCCCAGCCGAGTACGCCAGCGCCGAACAGAGCACCGAACAGGCCGGGGATTGCATCCTGGAAACGGCCACCCATGAGGCGTATACCGGCGAAGATCAAACTGCCGAAGCAGATGACAGCGCCAGCGTACACCGCGAACGTTTGGAAGCTCTGCATCAGGGTTTTTGCCTGGCTAAAGTCCATCGTGCCCTGAGCATGGGCAGCCGTCGCAAAGGACAGAGCTATGAGCGAGGGTGCGATAGTGCGAACAAAGTTCCTCATTTTCTGCTGCGTGAGTTGCCGGGCCCAACGGTTGGGACTGCGCGAATC from Granulicella tundricola MP5ACTX9 encodes:
- a CDS encoding VirB3 family type IV secretion system protein — protein: MTKRGEALPINQAMNRSRTKLGLELSAWMAIVFVSVSVFLVGFRMLAVISFPLLVAAAWFTVRNHPKMFQLWGHSLYQKSYYDPRKSD